TTGAACATGTTTTCTAAGGAGATCAGAAGATGGTTTTTGAATTAAACAAAATTGACGTGAACCAGTAACTTTCAAGTTTCTAGAAAATTAACTACTGAAAATCCAACTGATGACACCAGAATTTTCTGGGTAAGCCACAGCTACTCGTTCGAAGGCTGTGTAAGACGCCTTCAGCAGTCTTTGAAAACTATGGGCGATACTGGATTCGAACCAGTGACCCCTTCCGTGTGAAGGAAGTGCGCTACCACTGTGCTAATCGCCCGCGGGCTATTAGCGTATCACAGTCTTGAGGATTTTCACAACTTTTGGAGCGGGTGGTCAGGCACCCTGGGGGCACTCTTCCCACAGCGAGGTGGTTTGGCGCAGGCTGCAAAATTCGCCGTGGGCCAAAATCAGGTGATCGAGGAGGGGGATATCCAGGAACTGGGCACCTTGCAGGAGCTGGCGAGTGAGGCTGATGTCCTCGGGGCTGGGGGTGAGGCTGCCCGACGGGTGGTTGTGGGCGACGACGACCCGCGAAGCGCCTTGGCGGATGACTTCTCGGAAGATTTCCCGGGGGTGGGCCAGGGTTTCCGTGGCGGTGCCGATGGTAATGACTTGGGTGCTGATGGGACGGTTTTTGATGTCGAGTAGGAGCACGGCAAAGTGCTCTTGGCTCTGCCACATCAGGTCGTGGCTGAGGTAGAGGGCGGCGTCGGCGGGGCTCTCGATGGGTTCGCGATCGAGCGATCGCGCCTGAAAGACTCGCTTGCCGAGCTCAATGGCGGCCAAGATCGTGGTTGCTTTGGCGGGACCAATGCCGTGAATCTGGGTCAGTTCCTGAATATGGATGTCGCGCAGGACGGCCAGCGGGTCGCGCTGATGGTTGCCGAGCTGCTGGAGCAGGTGCTGCCCAAGGCCGACCGCCGACAGCTTGCCGGGACCCTGGCCAGTGCCCAAGAGAATGGCGATCAGCTCAGCGGTGGCGAGGCTTTTGGCACCGTGGCTCATCAGGCGTTCGCGGGGGCGCTCGGTGGTGGGCAGATCGGCAATGCGCAGGCAGTAGGTCATGGACTCGCACCCTCAGACGCTAGGAAGAAGAATTTTCTCTAGTCATCCCATTTATGTGGGCGATCGCAACAATTTTTCTCAGAAGTAAGGAGACGCGCTCCCCCAGCGTCTAGGATGACCTCAGGAGCGCGAACGCGCTGTTGGGTGCGTTGGCCGCTTCGAAATCCAAATTTGTCTGGATTGTGATTGTTGATACGCGAAGAAAGAATGGATAGGTTGGTAGGTCTTTCCCTTGTCAACACCTCCATTGACCGCCAAACTAGACCCAAAGAGATGATGCGATCGCCGTTTTTGCAGATTCCTTGCAGATTGGGTGGTTCGCACGATGAAGCACGTCTACGCCAGTGAGCTATCCCAATGAGTATCGAAAAGATTGTTGAGCAAGCCCTCCAAGATGGCTACCTCACGCCGGCGATGGAAGCGGAGGTAGGGCGAGTGTGCGACACAGCGGCGGAGCTCTCGATTGAGGAATATATGGCGCTAGACCGCCTGATGGGAGCGCTGCTGACCGGCGAAGTGGTCGCGGTGCCCCGCAAGCAGTTCATTAATGTGATGGAAGAGCTAGTGCTGACGGAGGCGATCGCCCGCGTGGCCGAAATCGAAGCCACCAGCGAGCGCACCCTCGATCTTGGGGATATTGCGGCCTACGCCCTCAATCGGCTACCGCCCCTCTACGCCACCACGGAGGAAGGGGCCGCCTACCAGCGCCAGCGCGCCAAGGAAGATTTGCAGGAGCTGATCGCCCAGCGCGTGAGCGAGGCGATCGCCCAAAACCTCAACCAGCCCGAATTTTTCCCCGAGCGCCAGGTCATCAACAAAGGCGCTGGCAGCGATGTGCTCGGCCAGGTGAGCGCGCTGCTCAAGGCCTACGCGCCCGGATTTGAGCAGCCTGGCGGCAGCTCTATTAGCTTCTAAGGCGCTCTAGCGTCTCAACGCCCTAGGGCTGGACCACAACCGGCGTTCCCGGCTCAACTTCCCGAAACATCTGCTCGATATCCTGATTGCGCATCCGGACGCACCCGTGGGACACCGCCTGACCGATCAAGGCCTCCTCATTGGTGCCGTGGAAGCCGATTTGGTTGTGGCCGTCGCTCCAAAAGCCAATCCAGCGAGATCCCAGGGGATTGTCGGGGCCGGTGACATTTTCGCCGGTGATGGGATGCTGCCAGACGGGATTCTCGAAGGTTTCGGTGACATGAAAAGTGCCGCTGGGGGTTTCCCAGCCCGCTTGGCCGATGGCGATCGGGTAGCGATCGCGCACTTTTCCGTCGCGGTACACCGTGACCTGGCGATCGCTCAGGTCCACCACTAGCTTGGTGTTGCGCTGGGGAACCGGCGGGGGAGCCGGAGTCGCTTCTGGGGGGCGATCGCTCTGCCATGGCTTGGCCCACGCTGGCAGCGTCACCCACGACCCCAGAGACGGCTTCGGGTCAGGAGCCGGTGCCATCAAAATCAACGCCTCACTAGCGCTATCCTGCCGAAAAACAGCAGAACTGGCTGCTGACTCGGCCGATCGCTGAATTTGCCACTGCAAAACCAGCAAAACCGCTGCCGTCGCAAAGCTCAGCAGCATCACACTTTGCTTGAGCGGATGGTCGGCCCTGATTCGGCTGCGTCCAAACTCCCTCTGCATCACTATTCTTCGAACCACTATTCCAGTATTGCCTGAGAGCCCCTATCCGACCTTCAAAATGCTGTGCTCAGTCAATGCCCCTTGATTTTTAGGGGCTCAGCAGCCAAAGTCGGGTTGCTTTGGGCAACAAAAGTTTACAAAAATATTTTGCTGAAAGTTCCCCTCTAAATAGCTCGAAATCTCCTAGGCGATCGCCCTTTTAACTCTAATCTAAGGTCGAAATCGTCCAAAATTGCTCATTTTTAACTCTTTATACTTTGGCTGAACTCTAAAATTAACCTACATACTCGATGATCATTTTTGAGTGTTATTGGGCACTCTATCTCTAGATAACTTGCTGAGATAATGGCAACTTTCGGAAATTCCTGAAAGCGCCTGTGATTCCTATTCAGTAAGGATACTGAGTCGGCACGAATGCCAAATTCATAAAAAAAGGAAGGAGGGGCTAGCGATGTCTGAAAAGTTACTATTGGCCGCGATTGCCACTCTTTCTATCTACCTATCCTCCACGCCAGGGTACCCCTCGAGCGTGCCAGCATCCCTCTCCTTTCGGGTGGCCTCTGCTCTCCAGGCGCCCCTGCGGCTTCCTCGCGATGTGAACCTGCCGACGCGCCATCCCTAGGCGATCGCGGGTAACCTCCGGTTGGGTGAAGCCTTGGGGGGCCTCAAGCTTCTACACTAAAGTCTGCAACCCACGTGCCCAGTCTCTGCGTCTATCCCTGGCTACTGCCGAAACCAAGCTTCCAGAGATACAATCTTCACGTTCTAGTCGCGACCGGTTGCGTGTCTTCCGTCTTGTGCCCAGTTCCTTCAGGTACTGCCTGTGGGCGCCTCTACTGAGAATCTGCACTTTCGATGCCCCTTCGCGCCCAACAGTACGGGGAACATTCCTGAAACTGAAGGTGTCTAGAAGGAGAGAATGTAGTAGAGCCGATTCTCCCAATGAGTCACTCGCTTTCTGTATCCTGGTCAGCGGCTGAGGCTGCAGTTCCTCCAGTATCCGTGCCACCCGAGAAACTCTCTAACTACGACCTGGTTCTGCTTTGCCAGGCTGGCCTTCGCCCCGAGAAGGCAGCCTTCGCGGAGCTATTGCGCCGCTACCAGTCCCACGTCGACAAGGTTTTGTACCACTTGGCTCCGGACTGGCAAGACCGGGCTGACCTGGCTCAGGAAGTTTGGATTCGGGTCTATCGCAACATCAAGCGACTCAACGAACCCGTCAAGTTTCGGGGTTGGCTGAGCCGCATCGCGACCAATCTCTTTTACGACGAACTCCGCAAGCGCAAGCGCAACAGTACGCCGATTTCCCTCGATACGCCCCGCCTCCTCGAAGATGGCGAGATGGACTGGGAGATCGCGTCGGATGAGCCAGGGCCTGATGAGGACCTGACCACGCGGGAGTTCTACGATCAGCTCCGAGAGGCGATCGCGGATTTGCCCGAGGTCTTCCGCACAACGATCGTCCTTCGGGAAATCGAGGGTATGGCCTATGAGGAAATTGCGGAAATTACAGGTGTCTCCCTCGGCACTGTCAAATCCCGAATTGCCCGCGCTCGCCAGCGCCTGCAGATGCAGCTTCAGACCTATCTGATTGGGGATTAGGGAGCGTTAAGAGAATTTTTTGGGCATAGAAGCTCCTCTGGAAATCGGCAGATTTTTGGTAGATGCGGTTGCGCCCTCAGGGAATTCTCTTATGATCGGGATCAGTCAATGGCAGTCCGTGACTCAGTGTGCTTCCCCTTCTTGATTTCTGAGTGATGCAGAGATGAGTTCTAATTTCAAATCCCATCATGACCATGAGGGTGCTGCCGGTGATTTTGGCTCGCACAATGGTCTGGGTGGCAATCAGCCCACGGGTGCGTTGAATACTATGAAGCGCGATCGCTTTGAACTTTTGAGTGCCTATCTTGATGGCGAGGTCAGCCCGGCGGAGCGCCGCCAGGTTGAGTCTTGGCTGGCGACCGATCCTGTGGTGCAGAAGCTCTACGATCGTCTGCTGCGCCTGCGTCAGGGTATGACGACTTTGCCGATTCCACCTTCGCCTCAACCGGTGGAAGAGACGGTGCAAGCGGTGCTGGCACGAGTCGATCGTCGCCCGCGAAACTTGCTGTTCTTGGGTGGAACGGCGATCGCGGCGCTGTTTATCGGCGCTGTGTCATCGGTGATGCCGAGTGACACGCCGCTGCTGCCTCAGCTGGCGCGCTCGAACCAGCCTGCCCAAACGGCTGAGCCGCTGATGATTGCCCTCGACCATCCTGTAATCGAGATTCCGAAGGCCGCTGTCTCTACGCCGGATCAGCAGCCTGAGTCTCGCGATTCTCGCGACTGGCAGAGCCCCATAGAGTAGCGGTTCCAGTGGCTGCCCCTTGAGCAAGCGATCGCTCACAGGCGATCGCTAAGGCCTTGCCTAAAGCTGCGGCGGTGCGGCGCTCACGCGATCGCTTGCCCAGACTCCCTCAGGTAGATGAATGCCCTGAAACAGGCGAATTTTGGCCGGGGACATCTGATAGGTCCAAACCGTCCCGAGGGATCGCCCTGCCATGTCTGTTACTTCAATTTGGCAGCGCTGATACTCGTTGTCTGCGGGTTCGCGCTGCGGATCGTAGTCTTCGAGGCGATCGAGCTCTTCTAGGATGCGGCGATCGCCGAAGCTGAGCACCACCCCATACACAGGCTCATTCCCGGCGCTCATGCCGGGGTACCCCAGACATAAATGAAACAGCTGGCCGCGGGCGATCGCGGGGACTGCTGCAAGGACTTTGCCTTCGCAGTAGCGGCGGTAGTTGCTCTCGCCTGGTTTGAGCGTGCCGTAGACAAAAACGCGCAGCACAGCCTCGGAAGACGCGGCCGAAGAGAGCCCCGACAGGGGACTGCTTGATCCGAGATTCGCTGAGGGTTTCATAGGGTCTGTGGGCCGCTAATAGGTATCGCTTTCTGGTGTACCAGATAGGTTGAGAAGCGATCGGTTCAGCAGGAACCCAAAGGGCTCAGAGACTCCTCCTGACAAAATGCGTCCTGTGACAGATGTTGATAAAAGGGCGATCGCCTAAAGTTTGAAACATCAGGAATTGGCTCCGGCAAAAGACTCAAGCCCTCATTTTTGAGTCGTTGAGTTCTTTGACCGTAGTTAGCACAAGATCAATCACTTGATTAAGTCTGCACGCACAGATCGCCTTGAGCATAACGCTTTGGGCGATTTTTTATGTTTAATGTACTCTTGGTTTTTGCTTGCTAAGGGTTGAATTCGTGCTTGATTCTTCCTTGGATCGCTCTATTTAGAAAGTCTCAATAGTCGCAAATGTTTTCTATCCGCTGATGGACAGACAGCCTGCGCAAAATTTGAGACGGTAGGAAAAGATAGTTCAAAAAATCTAAAAGTTAGAAGATTTTAACTTTAACTAAAAATGCGAATTCTAAATCAAGTCAAAACAGCTGGTCTCTTGGGGTTGCTGAGTGGCCTGATTGTTTTAGCAAGCTATTACCTAGTGGGAAATGAGTCTGGCCTGTACCTGGGGCTGGCGATCGCCGCTTTCATGAGTTTTAGCTCCTGGTACTACTCCGACCAAGCCGCCCTCGCCTCCTTTCGAGCGCAGCCCCTAGCGCCTGAGGCATCGCCGGATCTTTATCGCACTATCGAGCGTCTCAGCGATCGCGCCGGGCTGCCCATGCCCAAAGTTTTTGTTGCGCCCCT
This genomic stretch from Geitlerinema sp. PCC 7407 harbors:
- a CDS encoding gamma-glutamylcyclotransferase, with translation MKPSANLGSSSPLSGLSSAASSEAVLRVFVYGTLKPGESNYRRYCEGKVLAAVPAIARGQLFHLCLGYPGMSAGNEPVYGVVLSFGDRRILEELDRLEDYDPQREPADNEYQRCQIEVTDMAGRSLGTVWTYQMSPAKIRLFQGIHLPEGVWASDRVSAAPPQL
- a CDS encoding anti-sigma factor, whose protein sequence is MSSNFKSHHDHEGAAGDFGSHNGLGGNQPTGALNTMKRDRFELLSAYLDGEVSPAERRQVESWLATDPVVQKLYDRLLRLRQGMTTLPIPPSPQPVEETVQAVLARVDRRPRNLLFLGGTAIAALFIGAVSSVMPSDTPLLPQLARSNQPAQTAEPLMIALDHPVIEIPKAAVSTPDQQPESRDSRDWQSPIE
- a CDS encoding L,D-transpeptidase, with product MLLSFATAAVLLVLQWQIQRSAESAASSAVFRQDSASEALILMAPAPDPKPSLGSWVTLPAWAKPWQSDRPPEATPAPPPVPQRNTKLVVDLSDRQVTVYRDGKVRDRYPIAIGQAGWETPSGTFHVTETFENPVWQHPITGENVTGPDNPLGSRWIGFWSDGHNQIGFHGTNEEALIGQAVSHGCVRMRNQDIEQMFREVEPGTPVVVQP
- the radC gene encoding DNA repair protein RadC — its product is MTYCLRIADLPTTERPRERLMSHGAKSLATAELIAILLGTGQGPGKLSAVGLGQHLLQQLGNHQRDPLAVLRDIHIQELTQIHGIGPAKATTILAAIELGKRVFQARSLDREPIESPADAALYLSHDLMWQSQEHFAVLLLDIKNRPISTQVITIGTATETLAHPREIFREVIRQGASRVVVAHNHPSGSLTPSPEDISLTRQLLQGAQFLDIPLLDHLILAHGEFCSLRQTTSLWEECPQGA
- a CDS encoding late competence development ComFB family protein; its protein translation is MSIEKIVEQALQDGYLTPAMEAEVGRVCDTAAELSIEEYMALDRLMGALLTGEVVAVPRKQFINVMEELVLTEAIARVAEIEATSERTLDLGDIAAYALNRLPPLYATTEEGAAYQRQRAKEDLQELIAQRVSEAIAQNLNQPEFFPERQVINKGAGSDVLGQVSALLKAYAPGFEQPGGSSISF
- a CDS encoding sigma-70 family RNA polymerase sigma factor, whose protein sequence is MSHSLSVSWSAAEAAVPPVSVPPEKLSNYDLVLLCQAGLRPEKAAFAELLRRYQSHVDKVLYHLAPDWQDRADLAQEVWIRVYRNIKRLNEPVKFRGWLSRIATNLFYDELRKRKRNSTPISLDTPRLLEDGEMDWEIASDEPGPDEDLTTREFYDQLREAIADLPEVFRTTIVLREIEGMAYEEIAEITGVSLGTVKSRIARARQRLQMQLQTYLIGD